Proteins from one Staphylococcus saprophyticus subsp. saprophyticus ATCC 15305 = NCTC 7292 genomic window:
- a CDS encoding CoA-disulfide reductase, protein MNKIVVVGAVAGGATVASQIRRLDQESEIVVFEKDRDMSFANCALPYYLGNVVDSRNKVLEATPESFYEAKNIVVKPCHKVTSINDTENTITVYDRIQDTYFETHYDTLILSPGCSANSLNLDSPIAFTLRNMEDTDAIETFIKENQVKNALVVGTGYIGLEILDNLYERGISPTLIHRSTHINKLMDQDMNQAILDEMDKRDIHYRFNEEISKVVGNAVHFESGKVENYDLIIEGVGVKPNSEFIKNSNVTLDDKGYIPVNDQFQTNIPNIYALGDIITSHYRHVDLNAHVPLAWGAHRGASVIAEQLAGDHKIHFKGYLGSNIVKFFDYTFASVGVSPKELSNFDYAMVEANQGEHAGYYPGNTKLHLRVYFDKTNRRIIRAAAVGMKGVDKRIDVLSMAMMHKLTIDELVEFEVAYAPPYSRPKDIINMIGYKARNK, encoded by the coding sequence ATGAATAAAATTGTAGTAGTAGGTGCAGTTGCAGGTGGTGCAACGGTAGCCAGTCAAATTAGAAGACTTGATCAAGAAAGCGAAATTGTTGTCTTTGAAAAAGATAGAGATATGAGTTTTGCTAATTGTGCCCTGCCTTATTATTTAGGTAACGTGGTAGATTCGCGCAATAAGGTGCTTGAAGCAACACCTGAATCATTTTATGAAGCTAAAAATATTGTTGTCAAACCTTGTCACAAAGTAACATCAATCAATGACACAGAGAATACAATTACTGTCTATGATCGTATACAGGATACGTATTTTGAGACACATTATGATACTTTAATATTAAGTCCTGGCTGTAGTGCCAATTCATTAAATTTAGATAGTCCTATTGCGTTTACATTAAGAAACATGGAAGATACAGATGCAATTGAAACATTCATCAAAGAAAATCAAGTTAAAAACGCACTTGTCGTAGGTACTGGATATATCGGTCTTGAAATTTTAGATAATCTATATGAAAGAGGTATCTCCCCTACACTCATCCATCGTTCAACACATATTAATAAACTAATGGATCAAGACATGAATCAAGCAATCCTCGATGAAATGGATAAGAGAGATATTCATTATAGATTCAACGAAGAAATTTCAAAAGTTGTGGGCAATGCAGTGCATTTTGAATCTGGTAAAGTTGAAAATTATGACCTAATTATCGAAGGCGTTGGTGTTAAACCAAACTCAGAATTTATAAAAAATTCAAACGTTACTTTAGATGATAAAGGCTATATTCCAGTAAACGACCAATTTCAAACGAACATTCCAAATATTTATGCACTAGGTGATATCATTACGTCCCATTATCGCCATGTTGATTTAAATGCACACGTTCCTTTAGCTTGGGGTGCACATCGTGGTGCTAGTGTCATCGCCGAACAATTAGCTGGTGATCACAAGATACACTTTAAAGGTTATTTAGGCTCAAATATCGTAAAATTCTTCGATTATACATTTGCTAGTGTCGGTGTATCACCGAAAGAGCTTTCAAATTTTGATTATGCAATGGTCGAAGCAAATCAAGGTGAACATGCCGGTTATTACCCAGGAAATACCAAGCTGCACTTACGCGTTTACTTTGATAAGACAAATCGACGTATCATTCGTGCTGCAGCAGTAGGTATGAAAGGTGTCGACAAACGTATTGATGTACTATCAATGGCTATGATGCATAAACTCACTATCGATGAATTAGTTGAATTTGAAGTAGCTTATGCACCACCATACAGTAGACCCAAAGATATTATTAATATGATAGGTTATAAAGCACGAAATAAATAA
- a CDS encoding YisL family protein, producing the protein MLHMHIASWVLLIILFFAAYFNFSEKQGASPYFKPIHMLLRLFMLLVLISGFWVWIQSFSSGAAGGHMLLTLKMICGVAVVALMEVTITKRKKGQPSHGLMWTTIVVIILTMIIGIILPMGPITQMFGL; encoded by the coding sequence ATGTTACATATGCATATTGCTAGTTGGGTTTTATTAATCATCTTGTTCTTTGCTGCTTATTTTAATTTTTCAGAAAAACAAGGTGCATCACCATATTTCAAACCAATTCATATGCTATTAAGACTATTTATGCTATTAGTCTTAATTTCTGGATTTTGGGTTTGGATTCAATCATTTTCATCAGGAGCTGCTGGTGGGCACATGTTACTTACATTGAAAATGATATGTGGTGTGGCTGTAGTTGCATTAATGGAAGTAACAATTACTAAACGTAAAAAAGGGCAACCTAGTCATGGCTTAATGTGGACGACGATTGTAGTAATCATCTTAACGATGATTATAGGTATTATTTTACCTATGGGTCCAATTACGCAAATGTTTGGTTTATAA
- a CDS encoding fumarylacetoacetate hydrolase family protein, giving the protein MKFLSFRHEGQTSYGVKVKREEAAWDLKKVFADFAEGSFHPKTLLNGLQQNQVVDFQEQVRKAVVAAEDSGKGEDYKVQFSDIEFLPPVTPTNNVIAFGRNYQDHANELNHEVQRLYVFTKAASSLTGDNSTIPNHKDITDQLDYEGELGIVIGKSGEKIPKGLALDYVYGYTIINDITDRKAQNAQDQAFLSKSLTGGCPVGPYIVTKDELPTPEDVNIVTKVNNDIRQDGNTGQMILKIDELIEEISKYVALHPGDIIATGTPAGVGAGMNPPQFLQPGDEIKVTIDNIGTLTNFIADK; this is encoded by the coding sequence ATGAAATTCCTATCATTCAGACATGAAGGACAGACATCATATGGTGTGAAAGTAAAACGTGAAGAAGCTGCATGGGACTTGAAGAAAGTATTTGCAGATTTTGCTGAAGGTTCATTTCACCCTAAAACGTTATTAAATGGTCTTCAACAAAATCAAGTCGTAGATTTTCAAGAACAAGTTCGTAAAGCGGTTGTTGCAGCGGAAGACAGTGGTAAAGGTGAAGATTACAAAGTTCAGTTTAGCGACATTGAATTTTTACCACCAGTCACGCCAACTAATAATGTAATTGCCTTTGGACGTAATTATCAAGATCATGCGAATGAGTTAAATCACGAAGTACAACGTTTGTATGTTTTTACTAAAGCTGCTTCGTCATTAACTGGTGATAATAGCACGATACCAAATCATAAAGATATTACGGATCAACTAGACTATGAAGGTGAGCTTGGTATTGTCATTGGCAAATCTGGTGAGAAAATACCTAAAGGTCTCGCTTTAGATTATGTTTATGGTTATACAATTATTAATGATATAACAGACCGTAAAGCTCAAAATGCACAGGACCAAGCATTCTTATCTAAAAGTTTAACAGGGGGTTGCCCTGTAGGACCATATATTGTAACAAAAGATGAATTACCTACGCCAGAAGATGTCAATATTGTAACCAAAGTTAACAATGATATTCGTCAAGATGGCAATACAGGTCAAATGATTCTTAAAATTGATGAATTAATCGAAGAAATTTCAAAATATGTAGCATTACATCCAGGAGATATTATTGCGACTGGCACACCAGCGGGTGTTGGTGCAGGTATGAATCCACCGCAATTCTTACAACCTGGTGATGAAATTAAGGTAACAATAGATAATATTGGTACGTTAACTAACTTTATTGCAGATAAATAA
- a CDS encoding DUF418 domain-containing protein, whose translation MPVKQRMFELDALRGISLFGIILMNILVFSLPYEMASMSQTVKGFNAVLLHLITLFVIGSFYPIFTFLFGYGLGMMFEHSRIRKVRFYPMIYRRLSFLLVIGVIHGMFIFSGDILFGYAFTGLFAVLFIKMKAQKLIKIASILFVFKILIFVVPFAILNYTQGVYEKNNYLGISLQQFIDVKQNGHYDSFLKLNVLENLYSMLDILMGSAFLEFLPYALFGIAAYKMNLIELIRTKSSSFLKWGSLIAILGYCIKMPFAIDYDNGSFAVINAVGGPIVSAGYIILIVYLCQSVHGAQIMRIFKYPGKLSLSVYITQSIMFTFIFMGFGLGLYNKLPLYQSYLIVIIFYSLQVIGCYFYLKKFSKGPIEWLWRKVTYLK comes from the coding sequence GTGCCTGTGAAACAAAGAATGTTTGAATTAGATGCTTTGCGAGGAATAAGTCTTTTCGGCATTATTTTAATGAATATTTTAGTTTTTAGTCTTCCGTACGAGATGGCTTCAATGTCTCAGACAGTAAAAGGCTTTAATGCTGTATTACTCCATTTGATTACACTGTTTGTTATAGGTTCATTTTATCCGATATTCACTTTTTTATTTGGGTATGGACTTGGTATGATGTTTGAGCATAGTCGAATCAGAAAAGTTCGATTTTATCCAATGATCTACAGAAGACTTAGCTTTTTATTAGTCATCGGTGTAATTCACGGTATGTTTATCTTTTCAGGTGATATCCTATTTGGTTATGCATTTACAGGGCTATTCGCAGTACTGTTTATTAAAATGAAAGCCCAAAAGCTAATTAAAATAGCTAGTATTTTATTTGTGTTTAAAATCCTTATCTTTGTGGTGCCTTTTGCCATTTTAAATTATACGCAAGGTGTTTATGAGAAAAATAACTATCTAGGTATATCTCTGCAACAATTTATCGATGTTAAACAGAATGGACACTATGATTCATTTTTAAAGTTGAACGTTCTTGAGAATCTATATAGTATGTTGGATATTTTAATGGGATCTGCATTTCTGGAATTTTTACCTTATGCCCTTTTCGGTATTGCTGCATATAAGATGAATTTAATTGAACTTATTCGAACAAAAAGCTCATCCTTTTTGAAATGGGGGAGTTTAATAGCTATTTTAGGCTATTGTATTAAAATGCCTTTTGCTATTGATTATGATAATGGTTCATTCGCTGTTATCAATGCTGTAGGTGGCCCGATTGTATCTGCAGGGTATATTATACTCATAGTATATTTATGTCAAAGTGTTCATGGTGCACAAATCATGCGTATATTTAAGTATCCCGGTAAATTGAGCTTATCGGTTTATATTACTCAAAGTATCATGTTTACATTTATTTTTATGGGCTTTGGCTTAGGGTTATATAACAAGTTGCCATTATATCAATCCTATCTCATTGTTATCATTTTTTATAGCTTACAAGTCATTGGTTGCTATTTTTATTTGAAAAAATTCAGTAAAGGTCCAATAGAATGGTTATGGCGAAAAGTCACATATTTGAAGTAA
- the addA gene encoding helicase-exonuclease AddAB subunit AddA — protein sequence MMNAIPVKPTGTRWTDNQWKSIYAKGQDILVAAAAGSGKTAVLVERIIQRIIRDEIDVDKLLVVTFTNASAREMKQRVDQRIQEASIENPDNAHLKNQRVKIHQAQISTLHSFCLKLIQQHYDVLDIDPNFRTSSEAENILLLEQTIDEVLERHYDILDPHFIDLTEQLSSDRNDDQLRNTIKEMYYFSVANPNPLNWLQHLSTPYEDESQQETLFNLLNDLAMIFMNSALEALNKSYDLFMMLEEVDKQVAVLDKERRFLAEAMEGGLLNTQKIAEHQFESRFPAKNKKIKEANEMMIDAYDDGKKHYDDYKALVSKVQEDYFSREAADLKTDMQRLAPRVAYLAQVTADVIEQFNQKKRSRNLLDFSDYEHFALRILMDSNGNPSEIADMYRKQFEEILVDEYQDTNRVQEKIIACIKRGDEADGNLFMVGDVKQSIYKFRQADPSLFIGKYNRFTLDGSEHGMRIDLSQNFRSREEVLTTTNYLFKHMMDEAVGEIVYDDAAQLYYGAPFDHKPHDVQLNMLIEDASSDLNGSEQEAEYIVQQVEKIMSQHEIYDIKTEQYRKPSYKDIVILERSYGQARKIQQAFKDHNIPFHVNSKEGYFEQTEVQLILSFLRTIDNPLQDIYLVGLMRSVIYQFTEDELSNIRVFSPNDDYFYQSIKHYMANDVANKKLVAKLASFLEDIEQYQDYSQSHPVYQLIDKFYNDHYVIQYFSGIIGGKGRRANLYGLFNKAVEFENSSFRGLYQFIRFIDELIERGKDFGEENIVGPNDDVVRMMTIHSSKGLEFPFVIYSGLSRKFRRDDLHRPVILNQSYGLGMAYYDVESNLSYPSLSSVTYKAIAEKEMVSEEMRLIYVALTRAKEQLFLIGRVKDEKTLSQFEQVSVSESHLPVSYRITAQRPIDMIYPILAKYQSSSLPNELRFEQTIEDVDQAMRPYVQLNTDFYEDIASETVTDVSEQRTVADIEMNHSKNEALQAQIHNQLSYEYPYQSAIEKPSKQSVSELKRQHETEQSDTNYDRVRQYRIGSTSYERPAFLSRSKQRKANEIGTLMHTVMQHLPFNKDRLTEEDVNRLVDHLIAQHIIPEDAKQDIRFDDIYNFIASDLYQLIAESDEIYRELPFVVNQNEVDHNKHSEEDASIIQGMIDLIFVKEGQYYFVDYKTDAFNRRRNMSDEEIGAQLRERYKVQMNHYRNTLETILKTDVKGFLYFFKFGQLSIEG from the coding sequence ATGATGAATGCCATTCCAGTGAAACCAACAGGGACACGATGGACTGATAACCAATGGAAGAGTATCTATGCCAAAGGCCAGGATATTCTTGTTGCAGCTGCAGCCGGTTCGGGTAAAACAGCAGTACTTGTTGAACGCATCATTCAACGCATTATCAGAGATGAAATTGATGTTGATAAATTGCTTGTGGTTACTTTTACAAATGCAAGTGCACGTGAAATGAAACAACGTGTAGATCAACGCATTCAAGAAGCTTCAATTGAAAATCCGGACAATGCACATTTGAAAAATCAACGTGTCAAAATACATCAAGCACAGATATCTACATTACATAGCTTTTGCTTGAAACTCATTCAACAACATTATGATGTCTTAGATATTGATCCTAATTTTAGAACAAGCAGTGAAGCGGAAAATATATTATTACTAGAGCAAACAATCGATGAAGTGCTAGAACGTCATTATGATATATTGGATCCTCATTTTATTGATTTAACAGAGCAATTATCATCTGACCGTAATGATGATCAATTAAGGAATACCATTAAAGAAATGTATTACTTTAGTGTTGCTAACCCAAATCCATTAAATTGGCTACAACATTTGTCAACACCATACGAAGATGAATCACAGCAAGAAACATTATTCAATTTGCTTAATGATTTAGCGATGATATTTATGAATTCTGCGTTAGAGGCACTCAATAAGAGTTACGATTTATTTATGATGTTGGAAGAAGTAGATAAACAAGTCGCTGTATTAGATAAAGAACGCCGTTTCTTAGCAGAAGCGATGGAAGGTGGCTTGTTAAATACACAGAAAATTGCTGAACATCAATTTGAATCACGTTTTCCTGCAAAAAATAAAAAGATAAAAGAAGCTAATGAAATGATGATCGATGCTTATGATGATGGTAAAAAGCATTATGATGATTACAAAGCGTTAGTGAGTAAAGTTCAAGAAGATTATTTTTCACGTGAAGCCGCTGACTTAAAAACTGATATGCAACGTTTAGCGCCAAGAGTCGCTTATTTAGCGCAAGTTACAGCAGATGTGATTGAACAATTTAATCAGAAAAAACGAAGTCGTAACTTACTGGATTTTTCTGATTATGAACATTTTGCCTTGCGTATTTTAATGGATTCAAACGGTAATCCGTCAGAAATTGCGGATATGTATCGCAAGCAATTTGAGGAAATCCTTGTAGATGAATATCAAGACACCAATCGTGTGCAAGAAAAAATCATTGCATGTATTAAACGTGGCGACGAAGCGGATGGTAATTTGTTTATGGTTGGTGATGTGAAACAGTCTATTTATAAATTTAGACAAGCAGACCCAAGTCTTTTTATAGGGAAATATAATCGTTTTACGCTCGATGGGTCTGAACATGGTATGCGTATAGATTTGTCTCAGAACTTTCGATCAAGGGAAGAAGTATTAACAACGACGAATTATTTATTTAAGCATATGATGGACGAGGCAGTTGGAGAAATTGTTTACGACGATGCAGCACAGTTATATTATGGGGCGCCGTTTGATCATAAACCACATGATGTACAGTTGAATATGTTAATTGAAGATGCATCATCAGACTTAAATGGGTCAGAACAAGAGGCAGAATATATTGTACAGCAAGTTGAAAAAATAATGTCGCAACATGAAATTTATGATATTAAAACGGAACAATATCGAAAACCGAGCTATAAAGATATTGTGATTTTAGAAAGATCATATGGACAAGCGCGTAAAATTCAACAAGCATTTAAGGATCATAATATCCCATTTCATGTGAACAGCAAGGAAGGCTATTTTGAACAAACTGAGGTGCAATTGATTTTATCGTTTTTAAGAACTATAGATAATCCTTTACAAGATATTTATTTAGTCGGTCTCATGCGCTCTGTTATTTATCAATTTACTGAGGATGAGTTATCTAATATACGTGTATTTAGCCCAAACGATGATTACTTTTATCAATCGATAAAGCATTACATGGCCAATGATGTAGCTAATAAAAAATTAGTAGCTAAACTTGCGTCATTCCTTGAAGATATCGAACAATATCAAGACTATAGTCAAAGTCATCCAGTTTATCAACTCATCGATAAATTTTATAATGATCACTACGTCATACAGTACTTTAGCGGCATTATTGGTGGTAAAGGTCGTCGTGCGAATTTATATGGATTATTTAACAAAGCGGTCGAATTTGAAAACTCAAGTTTTCGTGGATTGTATCAATTTATTCGTTTTATTGATGAACTTATTGAACGTGGTAAAGATTTTGGTGAAGAGAATATAGTCGGACCGAACGATGATGTTGTTAGAATGATGACAATTCATAGCAGTAAAGGGCTAGAGTTTCCATTTGTTATATATTCTGGGCTTTCTCGTAAGTTTAGACGTGATGATTTACATCGGCCGGTTATATTAAATCAGAGTTATGGTTTAGGTATGGCGTATTATGATGTTGAAAGTAATTTATCTTATCCGTCGTTATCTTCAGTGACATATAAAGCGATTGCTGAAAAAGAGATGGTTTCAGAAGAAATGCGACTCATTTATGTTGCTTTAACACGAGCAAAAGAACAACTTTTTTTAATTGGTAGAGTTAAAGATGAAAAAACACTTTCACAGTTTGAACAAGTATCCGTATCGGAATCCCATTTACCGGTGAGTTATCGCATAACAGCACAACGACCGATTGATATGATTTATCCAATACTAGCCAAATACCAGTCTTCATCATTGCCAAATGAGTTGCGCTTTGAACAGACGATAGAGGACGTTGATCAAGCCATGCGACCATATGTACAATTAAACACTGATTTTTATGAAGATATTGCGTCAGAAACAGTCACTGATGTAAGCGAACAGCGCACGGTAGCAGATATAGAAATGAATCATTCGAAAAATGAAGCACTTCAAGCTCAAATTCATAATCAATTAAGCTATGAATATCCATATCAATCAGCTATAGAAAAGCCCTCAAAGCAATCGGTTTCGGAGTTGAAGCGTCAGCATGAGACGGAACAATCAGATACGAACTATGATAGAGTTAGACAATATCGTATTGGTTCTACTTCATATGAGAGACCGGCATTTTTAAGCCGTAGTAAGCAAAGAAAAGCGAATGAAATAGGTACATTAATGCATACAGTTATGCAACACTTACCTTTTAATAAGGATAGATTAACCGAAGAAGATGTAAACCGTCTCGTAGATCATCTGATAGCGCAACATATTATTCCTGAAGATGCCAAACAAGATATCCGATTTGATGATATCTACAATTTTATAGCAAGTGACTTGTATCAATTAATTGCTGAAAGTGACGAAATATATCGCGAGTTGCCATTTGTTGTTAATCAAAATGAGGTTGACCATAACAAGCATAGTGAAGAAGATGCTTCAATTATTCAAGGGATGATTGACCTTATATTTGTGAAAGAGGGACAATATTATTTTGTAGATTATAAGACGGATGCCTTTAATAGACGAAGAAATATGTCAGATGAAGAGATTGGTGCTCAATTGAGAGAACGCTATAAGGTTCAAATGAATCATTATCGTAATACATTAGAAACAATATTGAAGACCGATGTGAAAGGATTCTTGTATTTCTTTAAATTTGGTCAGTTATCTATAGAAGGATAA
- the addB gene encoding helicase-exonuclease AddAB subunit AddB, producing the protein MELNAYIGRAGTGKSKAIIEEIKEKMKQDPLGDPIVLIAPTQNTFQLEQAFVNDKTLNGSLRTEVLHFERLSYRVFQEVGGLMEQQLSKAGTEMMIYDIIQQHQSELRLYQSQVKYYGFSEKLYEQIQDFKKYAVSPQQLETYIAENNLQTRTKHKLQDIALVYKHLEDRINGEYVSTEDSLQRFIEMMDQSEWLKRAEIYIDGFHNFSTLEYQIIQSLVKYAKKVTIVLTTDGDRDLFSLFRKPSESLTHIEEIANNLNIQLHSRQFLDVQRFIHNDLKHLEQNFNALQFEPIPTEGNVEILEASGMREEINEVARRILRENREQGRRFQDIAILYRDESYAYLMESILPQYDIPYNIDVKSSMTHHPIMEMIRSLIEVIQTGWQFDPLMRLFKTNILTKKFKDSQYLIDILENFVLERGIYGKRWIDDKYFDIEQFRKMGLKRQPLTDEERETFERVIQLKNDVMKKVMLFEEKINNASTAIAFATAFYEAMEAFDLPSQLMTDRDTLDVNGEHKKAEEIDQIWNGLIQILDDLVTVFDDQSMSKTRFLELFDIGLEQLEFIMIPQTLDQVSIGTMDLAKVDNKQHVYLVGANDGVLPQTVTASSLITDEEKKYFQEQSSIELSPTADILQMDEAFVCYIAMTRSRAHVTFSYALMGASGDVKEPSPFLHQIQQLYTNLEVQNIHHQHQAEPLRLMEHPHQTKIALFESLKAWLDDELVAETWLDTYQVMRNDTRLNDGLTYLLSALTYDNQTVQLNPSLSKALYGSTINASVSRFEGYQACPFKHFASHGLRLNERTKYKLENFDLGDIFHRVLKFISEKVNGDFKNLNPKQIHKLTTEALSEILPEVQFNLLNSTAYYRYLSQRIGAIVETTLTALKYQGSHTKFTPQRFEASFRRKPKDQSELLATPLQTKQGIPINIRGQIDRIDTYQQGDESFVNIIDYKSSKYSGTLDLTKVYYGLQMQMMTYMDIVLQNKSRLGLTDMTKPGGLLYFHVHEPRIKLAWNQLSEDKRDTEFINSFKLSGLLNSATSVLDAFDTRLEPSYNSDIVPLGLKKDGGIKSNSKVADEQTIYKLIKHNKQNFIETASNIMDGHTEVAPMKYNQTLPCDFCNYKSVCHVDGMIDSKRYRTVDESINPLEAIQDVDLESEGE; encoded by the coding sequence ATGGAATTAAATGCGTATATCGGTAGAGCAGGTACTGGGAAATCAAAAGCGATTATTGAAGAAATTAAAGAAAAAATGAAACAAGATCCATTAGGAGATCCGATAGTATTAATTGCGCCTACGCAAAATACGTTTCAACTTGAACAAGCATTTGTAAACGACAAAACATTAAATGGTAGTTTGAGAACAGAGGTATTGCACTTTGAACGTTTGAGCTATCGTGTATTTCAAGAAGTCGGCGGATTGATGGAACAACAATTATCAAAAGCAGGAACAGAAATGATGATATATGACATCATACAACAACATCAGTCTGAATTAAGGTTATATCAATCACAGGTAAAATATTATGGTTTTAGCGAGAAACTATATGAACAAATACAGGATTTTAAAAAATATGCGGTATCGCCACAACAATTAGAAACGTATATTGCGGAAAATAATTTACAAACGAGAACAAAGCATAAATTACAAGATATAGCATTGGTATACAAACACTTAGAAGATAGAATCAATGGTGAATATGTATCAACAGAGGATAGTTTGCAGCGGTTTATAGAAATGATGGACCAATCTGAGTGGCTTAAACGCGCAGAAATTTATATAGACGGTTTCCACAACTTTTCAACATTAGAGTATCAAATCATACAAAGTTTAGTAAAATATGCGAAAAAGGTGACGATTGTATTAACGACTGATGGTGATAGAGATCTTTTTAGTTTGTTTAGAAAACCCTCTGAATCATTGACGCATATAGAAGAAATTGCGAATAATTTAAATATACAATTACATAGCAGACAGTTTTTGGATGTGCAGCGATTCATACACAACGACTTGAAACACTTGGAACAAAATTTCAATGCATTACAGTTTGAGCCTATTCCAACAGAAGGTAATGTTGAAATTCTAGAAGCTTCTGGCATGCGTGAAGAAATTAACGAAGTTGCGCGACGTATCTTAAGAGAAAATCGTGAACAAGGTCGTCGTTTCCAAGATATTGCTATTTTATATAGAGACGAATCATATGCTTATTTAATGGAATCTATATTGCCACAGTACGATATACCATACAACATAGATGTGAAGTCATCTATGACGCATCATCCAATAATGGAAATGATACGTTCACTTATAGAAGTTATCCAAACTGGATGGCAATTTGATCCATTAATGCGTTTGTTTAAAACAAATATTTTAACTAAAAAATTTAAAGATAGCCAATATCTTATTGATATATTAGAGAACTTTGTATTAGAGCGCGGTATATATGGCAAGCGTTGGATAGACGACAAATACTTTGATATAGAACAATTTAGAAAAATGGGTTTGAAACGCCAGCCATTAACAGATGAAGAACGCGAAACCTTTGAGCGTGTCATTCAATTAAAAAATGACGTAATGAAAAAAGTCATGTTATTTGAGGAGAAAATAAATAATGCTAGCACAGCGATCGCTTTTGCGACTGCATTTTATGAAGCGATGGAAGCATTTGATTTGCCAAGTCAATTAATGACAGATAGAGATACATTAGACGTTAATGGTGAACATAAAAAAGCCGAAGAGATAGATCAAATATGGAATGGTCTTATACAAATACTAGATGATTTAGTGACAGTATTTGATGATCAAAGCATGTCAAAAACGCGCTTCTTAGAACTCTTTGATATTGGATTAGAACAACTAGAATTTATTATGATTCCTCAGACATTAGACCAAGTGAGTATTGGAACTATGGATTTAGCGAAAGTGGATAATAAACAACATGTTTACCTTGTAGGGGCTAATGATGGCGTGTTGCCACAAACGGTGACTGCATCTAGTTTAATTACAGATGAAGAGAAAAAGTATTTCCAAGAGCAGTCATCAATCGAATTAAGTCCCACAGCTGATATTTTACAAATGGATGAAGCATTTGTTTGTTATATTGCTATGACAAGAAGTCGTGCGCATGTCACATTTTCATATGCATTGATGGGAGCGAGTGGTGATGTGAAAGAGCCGAGTCCATTCTTACATCAAATTCAGCAATTGTATACAAATCTAGAAGTACAAAATATTCATCATCAACATCAAGCAGAGCCTTTAAGGTTAATGGAACATCCTCATCAAACTAAGATTGCGCTTTTTGAATCTTTGAAGGCATGGCTAGATGATGAATTGGTAGCTGAAACTTGGTTAGATACGTATCAAGTGATGAGAAATGATACGCGCTTAAATGATGGTTTAACCTATTTACTTTCTGCTTTAACATACGATAATCAGACAGTTCAACTCAATCCATCATTATCCAAAGCATTATATGGCTCAACCATTAATGCAAGTGTGTCTCGTTTTGAAGGATATCAGGCGTGCCCATTTAAACATTTTGCTTCTCATGGTTTAAGACTTAATGAACGTACAAAATATAAACTAGAAAATTTTGACTTAGGCGACATATTTCATCGGGTTTTAAAATTCATTTCAGAAAAAGTAAATGGTGATTTTAAGAATTTAAATCCAAAACAAATACACAAGCTAACGACAGAAGCATTGAGTGAAATATTACCAGAAGTTCAATTTAATTTACTTAATTCAACGGCGTATTATCGCTATTTGTCGCAACGCATTGGTGCCATTGTTGAGACGACATTGACTGCACTTAAATACCAAGGAAGTCATACTAAGTTTACACCACAACGTTTTGAAGCTAGCTTTAGAAGAAAACCTAAAGATCAAAGTGAGTTATTAGCAACACCATTGCAAACGAAACAAGGTATACCAATCAATATTCGCGGTCAAATCGACCGTATCGACACATACCAACAAGGCGATGAAAGTTTTGTAAATATTATAGATTATAAGTCATCTAAGTACAGTGGTACACTAGATTTAACTAAAGTATATTATGGCTTGCAAATGCAAATGATGACTTATATGGATATTGTTCTGCAAAATAAATCAAGACTTGGTTTAACAGATATGACTAAACCAGGAGGTCTACTATATTTTCACGTACATGAACCACGTATTAAATTAGCTTGGAATCAATTAAGTGAAGATAAAAGAGACACCGAATTTATTAATTCGTTTAAACTCAGTGGTTTATTAAATAGTGCCACATCTGTCTTAGATGCGTTTGATACACGATTAGAACCAAGTTACAATTCCGATATTGTACCATTAGGTTTGAAAAAGGATGGCGGAATTAAAAGTAATAGTAAAGTTGCCGATGAACAGACAATTTATAAATTAATTAAACATAATAAACAGAACTTTATTGAAACAGCGTCAAATATTATGGATGGTCATACCGAAGTTGCACCAATGAAATATAATCAAACATTACCATGTGATTTTTGTAATTATAAATCAGTCTGTCATGTAGATGGCATGATTGATAGTAAACGATATCGTACAGTTGACGAATCAATCAATCCGCTTGAAGCAATCCAAGATGTAGATTTAGAAAGTGAGGGTGAGTAA